The Ornithodoros turicata isolate Travis unplaced genomic scaffold, ASM3712646v1 Chromosome24, whole genome shotgun sequence genome includes a region encoding these proteins:
- the LOC135373366 gene encoding uncharacterized protein LOC135373366: MELRKWCSSSETLNEQFRADGVSLDDIGQPLVRCKVLGLPWNRSADTIVMTTQNVSSYVATQPATKRLVLQTFARLFDPLGLLGPFLVRAKLLFQELWRRNCTWEEALPEDVHEHWKTWTSELSELSSFEVPRCVISPATQGAKGQELHVFCDASPMAYGVAVYVRCVMSENSFASQLLMSKGRIAPLRPVSIPRLELLACLLAARLCHYVRQLPELSQAVVHLWTDSAVALHWICGDAVRQEVFVRNRSSEIRRLTRGFHWHHCRSQDNPADLLTRGEPASFVSRKTIWWAGPAWLTNPQVDWPTDLCPSQKHDDLRTGLTSACQSLSLPTSPHLHDPLLRINDYGRLTKVLRVTAWIKRFLRNASLHTTSSSGPLTAAELCEAELYWIRFVQRSAFPSEVATLEVGQPVESASSILTLQPFLDKKGLLRVGGRLQALDASEELKHPMILPCNDRFTELLVEAAHIRLLHGGVQLTLIELRSRFWILKGRRTVRRVLNACLPCRRRRLRPETAPPAPLPRDRITETMPFDVVGIDFCGPLYCRASQNTDRKVYIVVFSCAVTRAIHLELTIDMTAQTFLLAFRRFASRRGVPSTIYSDNAKTFRYCAKVLRALFDDSVQDHASSLRIQWKFIAEGAPWWGGFWERLIRTIKDALKRCLGRSSLCYEGLLTVLLEVEAAVNCRPLTQLADDTEDCEALTPSHFLIGRRAVALPASLGLEVPRSTPAGLRRRVRHRQALLVQLWTRWKKDYLLLLRSAHHSQPRAHPRIRVGDVVIVEDNALPPLQRYVTPDASGPAAIQHDEGPDAESTTPPQPVSGDSPARSADRLYDPFLAALQELSDRLPMNHEATPALRAILAFAFVGEPFDDLLEDFLRQFFELPPRRPVAKAGPPRHRPPVLGRRARRRREHARVQTLYYKDRRACAHQILDGRAELPPREDRTFLGYWVSIFTSPSPPPLDLAEPGPQLAGVWVPVTCEDVMAALPDGLIHRSTAAPVQPRGPGDSL, translated from the exons ATGGAGCTGAGAAAGTGGTGCTCCAGTTCCGAAACGTTGAACGAGCAATTTCGTGCAGACGGTGTCTCCCTCGACGACATCGGTCAACCGTTGGTTAGATGCAAGGTGCTTGGTCTTCCGTGGAACCGATCTGCTGACACTATCGTAATGACCACTCAAAACGTGTCATCTTACGTTGCTACGCAGCCAGCTACCAAGCGACTTGTACTTCAGACCTTTGCGAGGCTGTTTGATCCTCTTGGGCTTCTTGGACCGTTTCTCGTCCGCGCCAAACTTCTGTTCCAAGAGCTATGGCGGCGCAATTGCACATGGGAAGAAGCTCTACCTGAGGACGTGCATGAACACTGGAAGACCTGGACGTCCGAGCTTAGCGAACTTTCATCGTTCGAAGTCCCACGTTGTGTCATATCTCCTGCAACGCAAGGCGCAAAAGGACAGGAGCTTCACGTATTTTGCGACGCAAGCCCAATGGCATACGGGGTTGCCGTTTATGTGAGGTGCGTCATGTCTGAGAACAGTTTCGCTTCACAGCTCCTCATGAGTAAAGGTCGCATAGCCCCGTTACGGCCCGTTTCGATTCCAAGACTGGAACTATTGGCCTGCTTGTTGGCAGCCAGGCTATGCCACTATGTCAGACAACTTCCCGAGCTCTCACAGGCCGTGGTTCACCTTTGGACTGACTCTGCGGTAGCATTGCACTGGATATGTGGTGACGCGGTCCGCCAGGAAGTATTTGTACGAAACCGCTCGTCCGAGATTCGCCGCCTAACCAGAGGATTCCACTGGCACCACTGCCGGAGCCAGGATAATCCAGCAGACTTACTTACCCGTGGCGAGCCAGCGTCTTTTGTTTCGCGCAAGACAATTTGGTGGGCCGGACCTGCGTGGTTGACCAATCCTCAGGTGGATTGGCCTACAGATCTCTGCCCTAGTCAAAAGCACGATGACTTGCGCACTGGACTCACCTCTGCCTGTCAGAGCTTAAGCTTGCCGACTTCTCCTCATTTGCACGATCCACTCCTTAGGATTAATGATTACGGACGCCTTACTAAGGTTCTAAGAGTCACCGCTTGGATCAAAAGGTTTCTTCGTAATGCGTCACTCCACACCACGTCCTCCTCCGGACCGCTAACAGCCGCGGAGTTGTGTGAGGCAGAGTTGTACTGGATACGATTTGTTCAGCGCTCTGCGTTTCCTTCAGAAGTCGCTACGTTAGAGGTCGGACAACCTGTCGAGTCTGCTTCCAGTATTCTGACTTTACAGCCCTTCCTTGACAAGAAAGGTTTGCTTCGTGTGGGTGGTCGCCTGCAGGCCCTTGATGCGTCGGAGGAGTTGAAGCATCCTATGATACTACCATGCAACGACCGGTTCACTGAGCTTCTGGTTGAAGCAGCACATATCCGCCTTCTTCATGGAGGAGTCCAGCTAACTTTAATCGAACTCCGCTCCAGGTTTTGGATTCTGAAAGGACGTCGGACAGTGAGGCGGGTATTGAACGCTTGCTTGCCGTGTCGTCGTAGACGCTTGCGTCCGGAGACTGCTCCTCCCGCACCGTTACCGAGGGACCGGATAACCGAAACCATGCCGTTTGACGTCGTTGGGATTGACTTTTGCGGACCACTGTACTGCCGCGCGTCACAAAACACTGACAGGAAGGTGTACATAGTTGTGTTCTCGTGTGCAGTGACAAGAGCGATCCACCTCGAGTTAACGATTGATATGACGGCACAAACATTCCTCCTTGCCTTTCGCCGCTTCGCTTCGCGACGGGGTGTGCCGTCCACCATCTATTCCGACAACGCCAAGACGTTCCGTTACTGCGCTAAAGTACTGCGAGCGCTCTTCGACGACTCTGTCCAAGACCATGCCAGTTCCCTCCGCATCCAGTGGAAGTTTATCGCTGAAGGTGCGCCCTGGTGGGGCGGTTTTTGGGAACGGCTCATTCGTACTATCAAGGACGCACTGAAACGTTGTCTAGGGCGCAGTAGCCTCTGCTATGAGGGGCTTCTCACCGTACTACTCGAAGTTGAGGCGGCCGTCAACTGCCGTCCCCTCACCCAGCTTGCCGACGACACAGAGGACTGCGAGGCTCTGACTCCTTCCCACTTCTTGATCGGAAGACGCGCCGTAGCCTTACCGGCCAGCCTGGGGTTAGAGGTGCCCCGTTCCACTCCTGCAGGTCTTCGTCGCAGAGTTCGACATAGACAGGCTCTTCTTGTGCAGTTATGGACTCGTTGGAAGAAGGACTATCTCCTGCTTCTGCGTTCTGCACACCACAGTCAACCGAGGGCACATCCACGAATTCGCGTCGGCGACGTCGTGATAGTGGAGGACAATGCACTGCCACCTCTG CAAAGATATGTGACGCCGGATGCGTCGGGCCCTGCTGCTATTCAACATGATGAGGGTCCTGACGCAGAGAGCACGACTCCTCCTCAGCCAGTGTCTGGAGACAGCCCTGCGAGAAGCGCTGACCGCCTGTACGACCCCTTCCTGGCTGCCCTTCAAGAGTTGTCAGATCGTCTGCCAATGAACCATGAAGCGACGCCTGCTCTTAGGGCCATCCTGGCCTTTGCCTTTGTCGGGGAACCCTTTGACGACCTCCTCGAGGACTTCCTGCGGCAGTTCTTCGAGCTGCCTCCACGCCGCCCAGTTGCCAAAGCCGGTCCTCCACGCCATCGCCCTCCAGTTCTTGGCCGGAGAGCGCGACGACGCAGGGAGCATGCTCGGGTGCAGACCTTATACTACAAGGACCGGAGGGCCTGCGCCCATCAGATCTTGGATGGGAGAGCGGAGCTCCCGCCGAGGGAGGACCGGACCTTCCTTGGATATTGGGTCTCCATCTTCACTTCCCCATCTCCCCCGCCACTAGATCTCGCGGAGCCCGGTCCACAGCTCGCAGGGGTTTGGGTTCCGGTCACTTGCGAGGACGTCATGGCGGCCTTGCCGGACGGTCTTATTCACCGCTCGACGGCTGCGCCAGTACAACCCCGTGGTCCTGGCGACAGTTTGTAA